The Aedes albopictus strain Foshan chromosome 2, AalbF5, whole genome shotgun sequence region gttctttgaaaaatcagTACCCAGAAACGTAAACTTAGTTGTTGGAAACTGTATTTCGATATCAAGGATAATATTTCCGTAATTTGTTGTTTAATACAATTTAAAGAGCTACAATAATGTCGCTGcgtttatttttttccatttttttttgtttcgttttcatTTACCTTACTAACACAGTATTCTGTTGTTTACTTTCGGCATTGGTATCGCAATTCTCCATTTTTCCCTTTTTGATGTTCAATTTTCTTGCTCGCTCGTTAGATGTTACCCACTACTATAGTTTTGATGATGGATcgccggatcactaaaataaagCTAGTGATCCGAAGACCGTCCGGCTGAGTCCCGGCTTTTCTTCTTGCACCCAGCTCGGCGTAAAAGCTTACACACAGGAAGTAAATTCTTAACCGCTGAAGGTGGACATGAAGCTGGTGACGACGTTCTTCAACTTAGCTTCTGTTTCGTCGGAGATTTTGCCATCGGTAGCGATCTGGCTCAGCAGGGCCTTCTCGTTGGTCTTGACATGAGCCAAGAACTCCCGTTCGAAGGCAGTGATCTTGCTGGGGTCCATCTTGTCCAGGTAGCCTCGGACACCGCAGTAGATGACGGCAACCTGCTCTTCGATGGCCATTGGCACGTACTGACCCTGCTTCAGCAGTTCAGTCAGACGGACACCACGGTTCAACAGTTGCTGGGTGGCAGCATCAAGATCGGAACCGAACTGGGCGAAGGCAGCGACCTCACGGTACTGGGCCAATTCCAGCTTCATGGAACCAGCGACCTGCTTCATGGCCTTGGTCTGGGCAGCAGATCCGACACGGGATACAGACAGACCGACGTTAATGGCCGGTCGGATACCCTTGTAGAACAATTCGGTTTCCAAGAAGATCTGTCCGTCAGTGATCGAAATGACATTGGTTGGAATGTAGGCGGACACATCACCAGCCTGGGTCTCAATGACCGGCAGGGCAGTCAGGGAACCACCTCCCAGAGTTGGGTTCATCTTGGCAGCACGCTCCAGCAGACGCGAGTGCAGATAGAACACATCACCAGGGTAGGCCTCACGACCTGGTGGACGACGCAGCAGCAGAGACATCTGACGGTAGGCGACGGCCTGCTTGGACAAATCGTCGTAGATGATCAGGGCGTGCTTGCCGTTGTCGCGGAAGTATTCTCCCATGGCGCAACCGGAGTACGGGGCCAGGTACTGCAGGGGAGCGGCATCCGAAGCGGTAGCCGAGACGATGATGGTGTAGTTCATGGCACCGGCATCGGTCAGACGCTTCACGATCTGGGCCACGGTCGAACGCTTCTGACCGATGGCAACGTAGATACAGTACAGCTTCTTGGACTCATCCGTACCGTTGTTGAAACGCTGCTGGTTGATGATGGTATCGATGGCCAGAGCGGTTTTTCTGCAAGAAGAATGAGAGATCGAGAAATGCTATACTTTAGTGGTGAATTCAGACAAAACCAGATTGACGAAATTATTATGAAGATGATACGCTATAATTCGCGAGCTGTCGAGTTGCTAGTCTTGAGCACCTATGGTGCTCCAGAGGGCCTGGGCGAGTGCCCGCTCTTGCCTATACAGCAACGTCCTGCTGGATTAAACTGGAACGCTTGCTTGCACATCTagatttctgaagagatcaaCTTAGGAATACAGTAATTTAAAATACATACCCAGTCTGTCTGTCACCGATGATCAGCTCACGCTGTCCACGGCCAATGGGGACCAACGAGTCGACGGCCTTGATACCGGTCTGCATGGGTTCGCGCACAGACACACGCGGGATGATACCGGGGGCCTTGATACCCACACGGAAACGCTGGTTGGTCTTAATTTCGCCCTTGCCGTCGATGGCGTTACCCAGAGCGTCAACGACGCGTCCGAGAATCTCATCACCGACCGGAACGTCGACGATGGCACCGGTACGCTTGACGATGTCGCCTTCCTTGATCAGCTTGTCGTTACCGAACACGACCACACCGACGTTGTCGGGTTCCAAGTTAAGGGCCATACCCTGGAATGAGAGATCTAGGTAAGTTTCCGAGCTAATGATTGAATTGGATGGTTTTCCGATACCTTGAGACCGGAGGAGAATTCCACCATCTCATCGGCCTGGATGTTCTTCAGACCGTACACACGGGCGATACCGTCACCGATGCTCAACACGCGTCCAGTTTCCTCCAGATCGGCCTTCGGGGCCGAGCCGAGGATTCTTTCCTCCAGGATGGAAGAGATCTCCGCACCGCGGTTAGCAGTGGAAACATGGAGATTGCGGGCAGCGACCGTCACAGCTGGCACAGCGATCTTAGCAACCTGAAGTGAAGGATTGAGAAATCGTGGTTAATACCAACAGCATTTCAGAATGCACATAGGTAGTCATTGTCGGTGCAGGACTAGTAGCGAAAATTATTGTCTCAAATCGTTATTTTGGAGGCTGGCATAGGCATAATTTGGAAATTCTAATATTTTACATAACAATTAGCGTTTTGCAAAAACGGAATGTTAGTGTGGCGATCTTTGCTAGAAGCGACCGATCACCTGTCTGTCACGAGAAGTTTTGTTAGTGAGAAGGGGGTGTAGTGACCCAGTCTCTAAAGTGATTTTCTACCAGACCTGCAGGTGGATTATAAGTTGTATGTTTAATCTACAACCTTGTTAATTTTACGACTAATAGTCAAACCTAGGAAGTGCGAAACATCTGAACTAAAAAGATTGCCAGGCTTACGTTAAATCTAATTAATACAATACAATTGAGAACCTGTCCAAAACAACTGCTTCAATAGGTTGCATTTGGAAGTAGGCTAACTATGCTAATCTGTCTGAGATTGTGGCAATTTTTCTCGAATGTATTTTGTGTCGATTACTGCCTTACAGTAAGAGGTTGATAACCACTCGGTGGATAAGTAACACTTTTCTACTATACTTGTCAAATCGTTCATTGCGTCGATAGTTTTTCATTTTTTAACCGAAACAGTTTAGTATTATCTAACACAAAATATTCTGGACTCCATATTAAATTATATATTACATAAGGCACACaatgtttagaaaaaaaatatgcaaaatttACGAGTTCTCGGAATCCTCCATTTTAGAGGCACATTAAATGCgaattttcttttcattttcgtTTACTGCACCACCCCGAAGTACTGGAATTATGTCCAATAATTATTACGATATTACAATCACAAATGCTGCAACACCGGCTGGAAATATTAAATTCTCTAATTAGTTCCCTTCAGTTTTTCATTTTCTAGCACTTTTCACTTCCAGCAGCCTTAAAATTTTCCTTCAAGGGTGAGGTTACATAACAATCGTCGGCTCACCAGAGTAATCCAGCTAATTCACAACCGATTGCGcaattctccagaaaaaaatcacttcCCTCAGTTCCTTTCCGCACCGGGAGTCATTTCAGTCCAATTCCGGTGTAATTCTCATCACCTAAAAGCTTTTCTTCGCCTTTCCCGGTTTGATTATGTCACCACTTTTCGCCTCTCAAGCAGCCTCCATTACAgccgacgaaaaaaaaaaacgaaaatttccAATCCGCTTGCGGATTTTTTTCCGTACTCTTACCTGGCTAGCGGTTCTCGGCAGCTGGCGGGCCACCTGGGCGGCCAAACGGGCAGAGATCATCGACATCTTCGTTGGTTGCTTCCTTTCCTTTCCTGGTTACTGCTGTGGTTCGAACTTTACAACACCCTCGGAGAGTGACACTATTCTTCTTCTGGCGGGGCTCGTCGGAAAGATGGACGTCGCGGTCGAATCGAGCGAACGAGTATGAAGAGCCGTCCAGTCAGCGAGCGGTTTTCGAttcacgattttgacagttgccgTGACAGATGAGTGAACTCGACAGCCCCGGAGCGGAAGTGGATGAACTGCTGCAGCGGTGCCATCTGGTGCGGAAAATTTTCACAAATTGCACGGAAAATTTGAACTCGTTACTCAGGCGTCACTCTTGCAAGCCAGGgcacaacatttgaaaagggccttttTAAGAGCCGATCTTGGAGCCGATGCACACTGAACGAAACctcccgcccaagatcgactgagaggcgatacgatcacgccccttaacgatattcggtcggaaaccgtatggtccgcCGACCaaatgatgtcatcttaaaaccggatgacagcgatttgaaaatagaatgtcgaccatatggtcgagccactttgttttttttttagcgattgataacaataatgtcagggttcccttgcgggcacccttttaaaaaatattgtctatccggttggaatcaagaccgacattcaatcaaaaattgccattttcttggtctacaagtgtcgcaactgtttcgcatctagtgcgctgtgttgctgacaacaacgggaaggatgcgcactacttttgacatgattaacaaacgtcgcgagttgggtcgcgtcgcgacttgattgtgcgaagtccggtttggtggcggcccgacaatatgacATGTCCAGGATAGGACATGCGTAACGAAATTGTCAAtgtcccgggtgtcacgatcaaggaacttgttacgctatcgatgaataaattcggtgcatctgtgtggccttcgctctgcaactaatattcattcacatagcgtgcgtcgactcatacgcgaataagatggtcgtcatccgctttttaagatgattgccgtatgactgattcgtcattcgaaaacacgattttggtaactTGGACtagatggtcggacaaatcagtcgatttcgggatggggttttcgttcagtgcaccAATGATAACCCAGGTAAccattaaggccccttagcgtgtcatcgcaaaatggcttcttcaaaatcattgaccgaaatcaactttacacaacattgcaccaatacatatttgtaaaaaatcgacacttatctttATTCTataaaatcgacaatgatttttcataagggcctaactgacttgatcgatttctcttcgtcgactttctctttcgttaataacttgatcaaaacaaacaaaatcattattctttttgtttctatagcaaaatgtagtcgtcttcttcgcatttcaaccaaaaaatctttggagaactcaatacacattctgtgataacacaaagagaggatcgatgaagagaactcgaaaatgtcagttaggcccaaatgaaaaatcagtgtcgaaataatcaatttcacgcaagatattcggcataaaaatatactcacactacttcaaatacaagcctctttccaagtaatcacgattactaagcattatttcactcgaaagtagaaatttttaacgatttgtttcgaccgcactcaaaatgtggttggcggtgtttaccacccaccgcagtaccaacgacgagatgccacatacacagatttagctagaattacacagattttttcccattttcgcctacagatatctgtgatcacagatcaaagatttttgcaataaaaaagatttttaagatttttaaaactatgacaatgactttcgtgaaaaaagttttattataattttcgGGTACTCAAATTTAAATGATAGAAATTAAATCTTCTATTTGGATGGCCTAGGCCAAGCCTCAGGCACATTGTTTCCGACATTCTTGTGGTTTCTGATGATCTTCAGATGCAACCTGGGAGTGTTTTGGTCGACgttattctaagaacattttttttgtttttttttttaacaaatattcgAGTTTGGAGAcattattgtgcatcctagcttaatcactcagatgctgctgatctgagtcagccgccataagattgcgcccgtttgatttgtacacggcggctgacagctccacccggcggctgcaaaacagttttagccaaggtgcacaccgtgttcaaatcatacgtgcgcggtctggcgcgatctgatgttgcgcgtttcgaacgcagcttgctgagaatctaagataagcgcgacaataatctatcacagatttttactaagattttctgaaatttcctacagatgaaaaagatttttttgaccaaaatcacagatgaaaaccgaaaaaaatgtggcaacacttaCGACGACGCCGGCgcgcggtgatgtcttttggcgcgcacaatcatcgatcattacacgcagtgatgtcgatcctgctggccaaagcatcaatgaaattgatcgaaatcaattaaaaaatccagtcaaacacattggttatgcgttataaaatcaaaaataatttgtggggtgattattttttaactttttttacttttttttagtgaaataagcaaagcattataatttacgaaatcttcaccaagcggtccgccagcactgctgttgcagtaaacataaacagtgggagagcgtaccaaaataattcgatcatttctagcttgttacataaaaaatctaacatttttcgtgacatttggatatgtttccttgttattcattgaagtagagtagtttactgcttgagttgctttcgaataattc contains the following coding sequences:
- the LOC109423800 gene encoding ATP synthase subunit alpha, mitochondrial; protein product: MSMISARLAAQVARQLPRTASQVAKIAVPAVTVAARNLHVSTANRGAEISSILEERILGSAPKADLEETGRVLSIGDGIARVYGLKNIQADEMVEFSSGLKGMALNLEPDNVGVVVFGNDKLIKEGDIVKRTGAIVDVPVGDEILGRVVDALGNAIDGKGEIKTNQRFRVGIKAPGIIPRVSVREPMQTGIKAVDSLVPIGRGQRELIIGDRQTGKTALAIDTIINQQRFNNGTDESKKLYCIYVAIGQKRSTVAQIVKRLTDAGAMNYTIIVSATASDAAPLQYLAPYSGCAMGEYFRDNGKHALIIYDDLSKQAVAYRQMSLLLRRPPGREAYPGDVFYLHSRLLERAAKMNPTLGGGSLTALPVIETQAGDVSAYIPTNVISITDGQIFLETELFYKGIRPAINVGLSVSRVGSAAQTKAMKQVAGSMKLELAQYREVAAFAQFGSDLDAATQQLLNRGVRLTELLKQGQYVPMAIEEQVAVIYCGVRGYLDKMDPSKITAFEREFLAHVKTNEKALLSQIATDGKISDETEAKLKNVVTSFMSTFSG